The following are encoded in a window of bacterium genomic DNA:
- a CDS encoding response regulator — protein MPYKILIVDDEPSMLTYLSTLLEDNGYQTITASGAQEALELAQREEPDLITLDLLMPEKTGIKLYRDLKKNARLSAIPVIIVTGFTSGNFPMIDFRKFIYERSVPGPQGFVEKPVDPKVLLTELKRALEQAKASSA, from the coding sequence ATGCCTTACAAGATCCTCATAGTGGATGACGAGCCATCCATGCTGACATACTTGAGCACCCTCCTGGAGGACAACGGATATCAAACCATTACAGCATCCGGGGCCCAGGAAGCATTGGAGCTGGCTCAAAGAGAAGAACCGGATCTCATAACCCTGGATTTGCTGATGCCAGAGAAGACCGGCATAAAACTTTACAGGGATCTCAAAAAGAATGCTCGGCTAAGTGCAATTCCCGTTATTATCGTCACGGGCTTCACATCGGGGAATTTCCCTATGATCGATTTCAGAAAGTTCATCTATGAGCGTTCTGTGCCTGGCCCTCAGGGATTTGTGGAAAAGCCAGTGGATCCCAAGGTACTTTTGACAGAGCTGAAAAGAGCCTTGGAACAGGCCAAGGCCTCCTCGGCTTAA